tcCTATACTTGTAATACTCCTTCGCTTCCTCATAAGTTTGACTGCACAAtccaaacaattgtataaaacgaTATATGTATAACGGTTGtatttagtttatgtttaaactttaggcttctgagcttgtttctgtagttgttcacataagtattaatcATGATAACTATGGCCTAAATGGCTAATGGGTATGCCGGGAAAATAAAGTATGCTAAAAATTAAACCATATTAGttcaaattacaaaacaaatggaCAAAGGTTGTGTTGAAGGTCTTCGATAGGgcaaattgttatttgaaatcCAAGCTAATAACATTATGTTGGATTTACTTTCCGCCACACCTTGGCTTAGAAAATGACAAATCACTATATATTAACAACTTGTCTGGATAACCTGCACCTACCAATACAACAGGTTCGACAACCGAATGACAATATTGATAAGATCACGTTATAACACAGTTATTTAGTTAAAAAGCTGTTAAAATGCTGTCAAATTGACCAAACAATCGTCATTACCGGCGTTAGAAGTACATGAGTGGCTTGTATCAAATACGAGTATgtgtatttgaaaattattcatttttatttccgaatcttaaatgaaaattatgCTTTAATCATACACAATTGTCcttattgttgttttcaagtCGTTATGTGCTTCGATTaggctcatagtttcaaacaatgactgcatcgtatctttgaaaagtctttgtattaggtgctctgaattgtattcctccgtctgcaaatagagttgggatctctaatcatagaattACTTAAAGTTTACctgtaagtttattattatttgttttattgttaagtttcctcaagttaatgcatactttgataagatttaccttttgcgttttttctttatgtaggattgttgggataaggtGAGGTTTTTGCACGTAAACTAGTTTAATCACCcagtaaaatttacattttactgaccgttccaacgCTGTACCTAACAacccttgataaacatacctagtttttttatataacgtttgtatgcaatgtgctgtgtgtggagttttgtgctgtttttccatgtttcttgtttgtgattttttgtttttatgttctatgtctttggcgtttacccagtgccattaaaccgggttgatgtttaaactttttgcttgtgatcttgtttctgttgtttttcgcATACATATTATTAGATGACGTAAAAGCTTATCAGATATTCTCAATCAAGAAGGAGCAatactatatttagatttaaaaaaaaagcctttGACACAGTTGAATGGCCATTCATGCTTAGTATTTGGACTAAATCTGACTTTAAAGATTCTTTTACAAAATGGGTCAAAATCCGTTATTGCAATAttacatcaaatatttcaaataatggaTGGATATCCGACTCAGTTTATCTACATCGTGAAGTCAATCAAGGATTctgctttgttttttattatagttGTTGAAGTTCTATTAATGCAATTATAAAGTTGTGATATGTATGACGGTATAAAGATTTaggaaaaacatataaaaaatacacagcTGATGACacaacattatttcttaaaaaccaaaatgaaaaacCTATTGTCCTAGAAAAAATAGATACCTTTGGAAAACATTCAAGTCTTAAACTTAAACGGACAAAAACACATGGTCTTTGGATAGGTAgatcaaaatacaaaagtatCAAATTGATTCATGGTAATAATTATACAACtgaatatataaaatcacaGGGTGATTTCTTTGGCaatgataaacataaatgtgtAAAGTTAAGCTGGgttgaaaaaattgaaaaatgtaaacaacttaTTAATTCATGGAAAAAACGAAAACTTACCTGTTTGGGGAAGATAACTGTTATATGGTTAGGGCtaactatataaaaacattgcttTTCCCAAATTACTATACTTAGCCAAAAATATAGTTACACCTGATGTCATTATTAAGACAATTAACTCGATGATCTTCGAATTTCTATGGAACGGAAAAAGAGACAAAATAAAGCGCACAACAATTATTGGAAATAAACTTGAGGGTGGTTTAGATATGCCAGACTTACGACTATTCTCTAAAActatacaaaattaaatggcaACACAGCTTATAAGCATAACTAATGCTAACTGGAAAAGTATACCATCTTTATTGCTTGACCAGTTAGGAAAGAATTTCCTCATCTTTGACATGAACATAGACTCTAACAAAACTTTACAACCTATCACATATAAACTAACAAAAAAATTTAATCAACTACTTTCAACGtgcattcattttaaacaactgACTGCCAACCAAACTAAAATacccaatattttttttattatattagaaAAGAAATTATCTGGggcaataaatttataaaacataataaaaaatcttACTGTTTAAGAATTTGATTGAATCGGATTTAATATTCGTTTACTTCATTCTTTCGAATACTGGCACTATTGACACCAATCTGATTctaaataatcttaaaaacgAAACTAATTGGATAgcggaaataaataaaaaccattCCGATTCGATGGAAAATAACAGTGAAATCAAACGAATCACTAAATACTAATGTAAAttacaaacttttaataaaGTCTGGGAACAAACTAATTAACGAAATGACAAATACGGAAATATATCAGCTCTTTGTCCggcaaattttaaaacaaaacgtatTTCAATAGTTACTGGAGTCAACGTGTACAAGTTAGTATTGAGTGGAAATCATGGTATTATATAGTTCATGAATCTATTGTTGACAACaaagttaaacaattcaaaatctaattattaaataatctaGTGGCTgataacttaattttatttacatggaaattgaGAGACAGTCCCCTGTGTATGTGTTGCAAGAAAGTTGAAAATTATCAACATTGTTTAATCCATTGTTCTTTATTATCCAACTTTTGGTCAACGATAGATgccttattaaaaaaatgtggcataaagaaaatgtttaatgacaTCAAATATTATGTAATAGGATATAAGATACACCAAAATATACAACagtgttaatattgttttaagtcaaatatgttactgtatttataaaacatacttcataTGCAACCGGAACATGAAGCCCATAAATATATTGACGTATTTGTATTACGATCCGATTGCTTAGAAACATACCTAcgaacaaaatatgtcaactgaatgactttataaaaaaaaccttaagtGCATTCAATAGATACTTtgagtatatttgtttaatctttgTCTATACATTTCTTGATTACCTGcgacattgttgttttttatgatcTTTTAAACGGCCtggtaaatttacattttactgaccgttcctaggcgattcctaacaatccttgataaacacacctagtttatttatatagtaGATACGTACTGTATTGTTTGTAGAGTCTtatgctgttgttccatgtttcttatttatgagtgtttgttttatgtgtgtaatgtctttggcgtttcctgtgtgccattaaacggggtttatgttttaactctcggctactgagcttgtttctgtagtttttcacataaatattggtAAGGCTGATAAACAGCCCTATATtgatatagtatgtatgcagaGTCATGTTTGAGGAGTGTGTGTTGCTGTGTACTGCTTATGCTGTTTTTCTGTTATATGTCATTGGCATTGACTCTGTGTCATTGATAggggtttatgttttatctttcGACTagtggacttgtttctgtagttttttcatataaatatagatttttttactgacaaaaaGCATGTTATTGATATCAAATTTCATTGCAGGTAATCATAGCTGAAATCAATTCGACTAATGGAATTTtcattacataaatattgttgtttttactgaCGAAAAGCATTTCATTGATATGAACTCTCTTTGCAGGTAAGCATAACTAAGATCAGCTGACCAAATGCACGAGGTGGCGTGTGTAACCAATAATGCATAATATAAAGAAAGTTCCAGCCACACTTATGTTGAtaatcattttgataatttaccTTTGTTTGTTCTTGATCACTTGCAAGTTTCCTCCAACAAGAAACATTAACGTTGAAAATGAGAAATGTTGCTTTGATGGAATTATAAAAGATGATAATTTATCATGTAACAAAGGTTCAGAAATATATTCGGTGATGGAAGACGTTGATTGCTTTCAAGCATTTATGTTTACAAAGATGAACATAACATGGAGGCAATTGGAACACAAACACAGCACAACGAAAAAGTGTACATTTGACTGGACATATGAAAAGTGTCCATGGAAATGCAATAAGTGTACCTTTATTACTATGAAAAAAATTCGTGGACGTACTGGCAATCAAATGTTCGAGGTTGCTTCGTTAATCGGAATTGCACGAAAACGAGGACTTATCCCGATTATACCATCTACGCTTTCAATAAATGAATGGTTTAACCTGCCAACTTTAACTGAGCTTTCGAAACCTATTCACCAATCTGACGTAAAGGAACAAAGTTTTGGGAAGTATCTTAAGGACATTGAAGATATCGACGAGAATATGAACTGGACCGTTACAGGCTATTTACAATCATTTCGTTATTTTGATACTTCAGACGATATTATTCATGAACTGTTTAAGATGAAGTTGGAAAAACGAATGCGTGCGGAAGATCTATTACGGTCAATTTCACCAAGTAAGTTGGGTTTCCCGCGGTTGTTTTCGAAACCTGTTATTGATGAATCATCAGTTAGTTTTGATACTTGATGTTTAGAAAGTTGGTTAAACCATTTTGCCTCAAATtcattttgtaaactttttgCATTTAAAGATTTACTTAACAGAAATAGTAACAAATACctatcatttgaaacatatgtttaatgctattttgatGTTTTCAGACGATgaaatagtatgtatgcatGTGCGAAGAGGAGATCTACTAAATCAGCAATACATCGAACTAGGGTACAATCCAATTGATTATAGGTTCATAAATGTGTCTATGAACTATTTTCTccatgcatttaaaaatattacatttgttattttgtccGACGACATGCCGTGGTGTAAAAAAACGATTAAAGGTGAAAACGTTGTTTTCAGTCCATTTAAGGAAGCCATAGACGACTTTGCATTATTGATGTCGTgcaaaaatgttgttataacatCTGGAACATTCGGTTGGTGGGGAGCTTATTTATCTGGTGGAAAAGTTGTTTATCACAATGGATTTCCGGCTAAAGGCAGCTGGTTGGACCAAAGACTAAAAAGAGACGATTATTATTTAACGACATGGACTGGTCTAGGCGATAAAgattaaaacatatgaaaatgaTCAATGAAATACCACTCCTATTGGGTGGAGGAAACATTTCCGTATTAGGAATCATATTTAAAAGGACTGTGATTACAAAAACCTGTTAACTATGTATATTTAACCGTTTTTGTATATCCAATGTTTgcatcattttcattgtttgtaatattGCCTGCacttcttttattattttgttttcgttttaaaaGCAGTGGGATATTCAAAGGACTTTAATCACATGGTTTAATTCCCTCGAAATAAACTTATAAATTACATTGTTGTGCCCACGGCTCTAGAACTCGTTTAATCCtgttttttatacaaacacCATACATAACCTTTTAATTAACAAGTACATATACAAAAGAGGATATCGTTTTTTTCCATATTAACATCGGTACAGTTTTCACTGTCGAAATAAAAATTCTCAATACATGGTGATTCTTTTGcaagagttaaaaaaaaacattgggttCTTATTATACCATTATCAAGTACCTTACATATAAACGCAAATCAACTGACACAGGTCGAATATGGTGGAtagatgataataataaacagCGAGGGTTCGGAGTAAATAATGGAGATATAACAGTGCCGAATCATTGTATTTATGTGGATGGTATTGAACCAAAAACAAAGGTTTAGAAGAACAAACGCTAAtgagaaacaataaaataaatcgaAATTATACTGAAGATCGCAGAATAGAATTTAATTGGTTAAGATTTACACATTTCAGCTCGTTTCAAAAGAATGACGTCATTAGcgtaacatttataaatatttcagatattcatttaatatagacaataaagtaaataaatgattttaaatgctAATACATGTCAAACAACACTAAGGATATTGTAATTTTTACACTTCACATAATGTAAATTTTAGACTTCAAATAAtgtaaattttacaataacaagataaTGTAATGTTGACACTAAAGATAATGTTagaattacatttt
The sequence above is drawn from the Mya arenaria isolate MELC-2E11 chromosome 14, ASM2691426v1 genome and encodes:
- the LOC128217995 gene encoding galactoside 2-alpha-L-fucosyltransferase Sec1-like isoform X2, with amino-acid sequence MHNIKKVPATLMLIIILIIYLCLFLITCKFPPTRNINVENEKCCFDGIIKDDNLSCNKGSEIYSVMEDVDCFQAFMFTKMNITWRQLEHKHSTTKKCTFDWTYEKCPWKCNKCTFITMKKIRGRTGNQMFEVASLIGIARKRGLIPIIPSTLSINEWFNLPTLTELSKPIHQSDVKEQSFGKYLKDIEDIDENMNWTVTGYLQSFRYFDTSDDIIHELFKMKLEKRMRAEDLLRSISPNDEIVCMHVRRGDLLNQQYIELGPFKEAIDDFALLMSCKNVVITSGTFGWWGAYLSGGKVVYHNGFPAKGSWLDQRLKRDDYYLTTWTGLGDKD
- the LOC128217995 gene encoding galactoside 2-alpha-L-fucosyltransferase Sec1-like isoform X1; translated protein: MHNIKKVPATLMLIIILIIYLCLFLITCKFPPTRNINVENEKCCFDGIIKDDNLSCNKGSEIYSVMEDVDCFQAFMFTKMNITWRQLEHKHSTTKKCTFDWTYEKCPWKCNKCTFITMKKIRGRTGNQMFEVASLIGIARKRGLIPIIPSTLSINEWFNLPTLTELSKPIHQSDVKEQSFGKYLKDIEDIDENMNWTVTGYLQSFRYFDTSDDIIHELFKMKLEKRMRAEDLLRSISPNDEIVCMHVRRGDLLNQQYIELGYNPIDYRFINVSMNYFLHAFKNITFVILSDDMPWCKKTIKGENVVFSPFKEAIDDFALLMSCKNVVITSGTFGWWGAYLSGGKVVYHNGFPAKGSWLDQRLKRDDYYLTTWTGLGDKD